In the Candidatus Chromulinivoraceae bacterium genome, CGAAGTAGCAGGTCTATAGAAAAATAATCGAAGGTACTCATGAGTTTATCGCGCAGCATTTGAGCGCGCATGCCCCAGCCTCGGCCATACCACCATCCCAAGATCCCAACAATAAACATGCCTCTATTGTAACGCACGCGTTACGGTTACGCTATAATAGACCTATGGCAAAACCTTATATAGCATTACTCGGCAAGGCAGTTCGCAAGATTGCTCAGATGCGCGGCGGCGGCTCTGCGCTTCCAGGATTATTTGTCGAAAAGATCGATCCTTCCTTTATCAAGCGTACGCTCTCCGATCTACCTCAGGGTATTGTCGTAGTAAGCGGTACTAACGGTAAAACCACTACAACAAAAATGGTTGTAGAGCTTCTCCAGAGCCAAGGGCTGAAGGTCTTTACCAACCGGACGGGTAGTAACTTTACTCGAGGCGTTGCTGCTGCACTACTCGGTGATATAGATAACTATGGCAATCTTGACGCCGATATAGCGGTGCTCGAACTCGACGAAGCCCATGCCGTACATTTTGTAAAAACCATCGCACCTCGCTACAGCCTACTACTCAATGTCATGCGTGATCAGCTTGACCGTTTTGGAGAGATCGACGCCACCGCCAAGCTTTTGGCTTATATCGCACTTGCTACCACTGACACGGTCGTTCTTAACCGTGAAGATCCACGTGTCGCTGCCATTGCTAAAGTCTTGAACGATCAAAAGGTTAGCTATTTTGGTCTAGCATCTACCCTTACGGCCCTATTTCCAAATGACGACGACATGCGCTCGGGCAGCAAAAAAGCAAATTCAACCTTAACGGCTGACGTTGTATTAAAAAGTCTAAAGGACCATACGGCAGAATTTCAATTGGGTGATCATGCCGTTTCTGCAACGCTAGAACTCTCCGGCGTCTATAATATCTACAATGCAGCCGCAGCCCTAGCACTTGTACGTACTATTGTAAAAAACGATTTAGATGAGACAAAACTTATTGACGCACTTTCCAAAGTAACGCCTGCTTTTGGCCGCGGCGAAACTATTACTATAGGTGGCCAACCACTCGAACTCGTATTAGTTAAAAACCCAAGTGGTTTTCGCTTGAGTCTTTCGTCATTCAAACCAGACGGTGTTGCAACGATGATCGCCATCAATGATAATTACGCCGACGGTCGTGACATGTCATGGCTATGGGACGTCGATTTCGACAGTCTGCAACCAGGTGGAGTATTGGAGGTAAGCGGTGTTCGGGCTTACGATATGGCGCTGCGTTTACAATACGACGAGGTTGAGGTTTCGCATGTCTCGACTGATCTGGCCGAAGGTTTGCAACAGTTCATCACAGACGCGAGCACTGTACCTAAACGTATCTTTTGTACCTATACTGCTATGCTTAGTTTACGTCGAGAGTTGGCTAAAATGACTGACGTGGAGACAATCTCATGAACAAGGAACTTACCGTTTTACAACTATACCCACGAGACATGAATATCTATGGCGATTGGGGTAATGCCCTTGTTTTAAAGCGTCGACTAGAGTGGCATGGATACACACCGAAACTACTCGAGTATAATCCTGGCGATATTTTTCCTACTGATATAGATATCATCGTGGGAGGCGGCGGTCAGGACTCAGGACAGGATACCGTTCAGCAAGACCTTCTTGCAATTGGTACACGACTCCACGATCTTGCAGACGATGGCACGCCCATGCTTATGATCTGCGGACTCTATCAACTATTCGGTAAATTCTTTAAAACTCAGGACGGCCATACAATTGAAGGTATTGGTATGTTAGACATTGAAACACATGCCGGCCCTGAGCGACTGATTGGCAATATTGTCACAAAGAGCGAACTATTTGATGAGATTGTTGGCTACGAGAACCACAGTGGCCAAACTTTCCTTGGCAAGGACGTACAGCCACTTGGTAAAGTTATAAAAGGCGCCGGCAACAATGGTCAGGACGACACTGAGGGGGCTCGCTATCATAATGTGCTCGCCAGCTATCTACATGGTTCACTTTTACCAAAAAACCCTGCCATTGCCGACTTTTTAATTGAACAAGCGGCTATAAAAAAATACGGCGACTTTACGCCGACTGTTATTGAAGATCGTTTTGCAGCACTTGCCCGTGAAGTAGCCCTAAAGCGACCACGCTAATCCAAGATAATCATGGTCGGGGTGAGAGGATTTGAACCTCCGGCCTCACCGTCCCGAACGGTGCGCGCTACCGAGCTGCGCCACACCCCGACATATCACCCACTATACACCTTGAAGCTTTTTGATATCAGCGATGACTTGCTCACCATGCCCCAGAGGAGTAACGCGTCCATACACCTTTACAACTTCCCCATTCGGGTTAATGATAAATGTCTTACGCAGGACACCTTCTTGACCAAACATCTTTTTACCCCAGGCGCCATAAAGGTCCATGACAGTATGATCCGGATCTGTTAACAGCGTAAAATTAAGCGAATGTTTTGCTTTGAATTTTTCGTGGCTACTTGCATCATCACGACTAATACCCACAACTTCTGCGCCAAGCGCTGCAATATCATCGCGAGCATCACGCAAACTACATGCTTCGGTTGTACACCCTGGCGTCTCATCCTTAGGGTAAAAATATAGAACAAGCCACTTCCCCTTGTAGTCGGATAGCGAGCGTGCAACACCTTCGCTATCTGTTAAAGAGAAGTCTGATGCTGCATAGGGAAGATCGTTTGTCATACATTTAGTATACTATTTTTCTATATAGTGTACACAAAGTACATATTTATTCAGCAAAAACAAAGGCCGTATTGTTACAGTTTAGAAGAATGAAGGATACAGCTACCACACCCAAGGCAACTAGCTCCCGCATTCTTGCGCTCGACTATCTTCGCGGGTTTTTCATCATCATTATTATCAGCGATCATCTATGGCGATGGCCTAATTTATTTGAGCTACTGAGCGGTCGAGGTGAACTATGGTCGTCTGCAGCTGAAGGATTTGTTATTATTTCCGGTCTTTTAGTGGGCTATATTCGCGGCTATAAAAACCGCAATCAACCGCTACTTACGGTTAGCAAAAAACTTGTCGCCCGAGGTGTCATGTTATACGTTTGGATGATCATTACGACACTCCTCCTCGTTTCCGCCTCCTGGCTTCTTGACTTCGAAGGCAGTATGGCATACGTCCCGATCCCCGAAAATCATTGGAGTGAGCTTGTTCTTAGCGTCCTACGACTCGACTACGTTCACACACTCACTCACTTCCTCTATCTGTATGCGATATTTCTTGTCATATCTCCACTTGCTATATGGTTGCTCCGCAAGGGCAAATACTGGATTGTAGCGCTGGCTTCCATGGTGGTTTGGGGGATTGGAACTCGAAGTGGTATCGAATGGATGCAGTGGCAAATCCTCTTCTTCATACCAGCCGCAGGGGGTTTCTACTTTGAGCCCCTTATAAAATACTATCGTACGTTATCGAAAAAGCTTCGTTATATGCTTCGTTTTAGCCTTATCAGCATCACACTATTAACTGTTATCTTGGCCGAGCTTAAAGTATTGTCGCAGGTTCCAGGCACCTACCAAAGCATTTTATTCGGTCGAGAGCCCATTACACTTGCTACCGTTGCCATATCATTTTTGTGGTTTTTAGGCCTACTCAGTCTGTTTCAATACGTATTGCCATTCCTTAAAAAATGGTTTGGCTGGTTACTACTAACCCTTGGCGAGCGTTCCCTCACTGCGTACATTCTTCATATCGTGCCGCTTGTTCTCTGTGCATTGTTATTTAAAGCCACGACAAATATTTTCGTAAACACGCTACTGTCACTCTTGTGTATTCTCTTCACCTGGGGATTACTAAAAATCCCTTACATTAACAAAGTTATTCCGCGCTAAACGTATCGACATTCAGTGGTCCGTAGGACTCGTGATTCGTCTGCAGCAAGTTAGTCGGCATAGTCAGTTCTGCTTTGTCGTAATAGACGTAGACGAGCTTATGACTATTAGCCAGTTCTTTAGACGGATGCTCTATCTTTAGTGGACTGTCAGAGAGTGGCGTATAACCACCTTTTAGAACGGCATCCTGACTGTAAAAGCGCACTTCGCAATTTGGCATGTAGTACGAAAGCTCGATAGCAACATACGGATCAGCTGCAAGAACAGTAGCGTCCTGGCTACAATCGATCGTTGCAACGGCTTGTTTAATGGCAGGTTTCTGGAGCCGTTGATAGTTATAGTTACCGACATCAGCAAGATGCCCCACACCAAGGAGTAAGACGATGTAGAGTGCACCGACTGCGAGTAGGGTACGAGGCGAAGCCTTTCTTGTTACATATGTCACCGTCACTCCAATGAATAACAATACGCCAATTATAACGTGTGAGATATATCGTTCTACATACATGGGCTTTAAGAGTGAAACAAGTGCGATTAGAACGATCGGCACGAGCGTATAAAGTACAAGAAGCCAAAGATATACTCGTTCTCTTTTAGTAGCCAGTCTAAATGCTCGTACGGCAAAAATACCGCATGTCATAAGTACGAATAGCATAACAATCGAGGTGAATCCATCCAGTTGCCATGTTGGGCGATAGATAAAGGCAAAAGAAACAATACCACTGAGATTATCGATAGTCATTGGCTGGGAAATTGCCGCCAATGCCCCATTAGTAATTTGCTGTATAAATTCCGGAACCCACGGCAAAAATAACAGTACGCTCCCGACAAATGCAACAAACCATGGCGTCTTGATTATTGGCTTCTTTTCTTTGTAGGCCTTCCAAGCAAGCCAGGTAAAATGAGCGAGCCACAGAAGCACCGTGTAGTATAGTGTGTAAACACCAATCGCCACAAGAAGAGCGTACAGAGCGTATAACTTCCATTGATGGTTTTTAGACCGAACCTCAATCGCCGATACTAAAACATAGGTAGCTGCGATGCCGATAAACGAAGCGACTGCGTACATCCTAATTTCAAAACCGTATCGCAACAAAAGTGGTGAAAGTGCTGCAAACGGCAACGCCATGAGTGCCGCTCTAACGCCGAAGAGGCGTTTTATTAACAATCCACCAAATAGCACCGCGCCACCCATCGCAAGAACGCTCAAACTACGAAGCGCTAACTCACCCCAACCGAATACACTTGCCCAACCCTTTAGTAATAAATAGTAAAAAGGAGGGTGAGTATCCATTGCTGTCAAATGAATAAGGTTTATGACCGGCTGCTTAGCAAGCATTATCGAGTAGGCTTCATCGAACCATACGCTTTGCTGCAAACCAACAATAAGACTTATGAGCATAGCGCCCACTACAATAGTAAGTAGGACCGCCACAAAATGTCGTTCTAGTTTACGAGATCTGAAACGATCTACCATCGTTTGTATCATATAAGTATCGTACCGTTTTTAGAGAAAAAATACTACCTCCTTCCATAAACCTCTAGAAATTTACCTTGCTATAGGGTATAATTTCTCAAGTAACACCTATCGGGGTGTGGCGCAGTTGGTAGCGCGCGCGGTTTGGGACCGTGAGGCCGAAGGTTCGAGTCCTTTCACCCCGACCAAGAATTTATTCAATACAGTATGCCTTGCCGCATACTGTATTTTTTATGTATGATACATTGCGTAACCATAAATAGTATGTTAAAGTATTATTTATGATAGCTGTCAACATCGGTCACAATTCTCTGACCCTCGCGTCGCGAGGTTATGTTGCTAGTACTTTCTCTTTCTTTGGTTTTTTTGCTGCCTAGCAGCAATATTTTTCTACACACCATTTCCAGATAACTATTATTACTCCAAGAAGAGAAAGATCTCTATTATGAAAATGTACATCCAGCCTATCGGCGACGAGGCCCTAAAAACCTACCTGGCTATTCCTGACCTGACGAAATCACAAAGCCCGCATGCCATAAAAATGGTATACGAAAAGATCCTCGCTTATATTCATTCGACCCATCCACAAAGCGACGTTCAGGTGCATCGCAAGGATCCGATTGTATCCGCTAAAGATAACTACGATGCTCTACTTATCTCAAAAGATAATATGAGCCGCTCATCAACATATACGCATTACATCGACAGAACGCACGTCCTCCGTACTCACACAAGCGCCCATTTACCCGGTATATTACGTGATCTGGCCAGTCGCAATGATTGGGATGACATCGTCATTCTCCTTCCTGGCCTCGCCTATCGCCGTGACGTCTCAGACAAGAAGCATGTCAGTGAAGTCCATATGCTTGAAATGTGGCGCGTTGTTAAGAACGACGCGCGCGTACCTATTACGAAAAACGACCTACTTGCTGTCGTTAAGGGCATTGGAGCAACTGCAGCTCCCGGCTGGCATCTACGAATCGAAGACTCTCCACATCCTTATACGAATCAGGGCATAGAAGTAAACGCAGTTGATGGAGATCGCGATATTGAGATACTTGAGTGTGGCCTTATTAAGGACGCTATCCTAGCAAACGCCGGCTTGGACCCTAAGATCCACTCCGGCTGGGCCCTTGGCATGGGACTTGATCGACTAGTTATGACTTTAAAAGACATCCCCGACGTTCGCTATCTTCGTTCAAACAATCTTCGAATCTCTGAACAAATGACTAATCTTGACCCGTACATAGAGATCTCTAATCAGCCTGCCATAAGGCGCGACATGTCCTATAGCGTACCGCAAAACTACGTAGAAGAAGATATTAGCGCAGGTATTCGAGAGGCTTTAAAAGATAAGATAGATACGCTCGAAGAGGTAGAAATACTAAACGAAGCACCATATAACTCGCTTCCGCCTATTGTCCGCGAGCGGCTCGGTTGTCAACCTGATCAGAAAAATGTATTAGTACGCGTTACACTTCGACACCTTGAGCGAAGCATAACAAACATGGAGGCGAACGAAATCTACGAACAAATCTATAGAAGTGTTAACAAGGGTAATGCTGGCTATCTTTAGAGACGCTACTGGTCATCTTTACCAAATGTCTGTTCAATATAACCACTTCGGCCATGTGCCCAGTGGTCAATCACCTTCCCGTAGCGTCGATCATTCACTCCAGCTTGTTCTTTCGTGATCAGAGCGTACTGGTCAATCTCTGTCACCTGCAAGGTTATACCATTCAGCATTGCTTTTGTGAGAGGAGCTTTAAAAATAAATTGGTAGGTATCGGCAAAATCGCTTTTTCGGTTCACCACCGCCACAAACTCTACTTTTGACTCACTTATTTCAATTCCGACTTCTTCAAACGTTTCGCGAAGCGCGGCTTGCTTGGGTGTTTCACCTGCGTCAACGATACCACCAGGGAATGTCCAATATGGCTTGTAGTTAGCCTTTACAACAAGCACCTGGCCAATTGAGTTTTCTAGTATGAGGGTTGCGCTAGAAACGCGCGAGTGCTGCGCTTCTAGCCAATGTTTTTTTGAAAGTTTTTTCCCAAACAGCTTCATGGATGTGCCACCTATTTTGCGTATTCTATAGCGCGCGTTTCTCGTATAACGTTTACCTTGATCGTACCTGGATATTGCATAGTGCTTTCGATCTTATTAGCGATGTCACGGGCAAGTTTGATTGCAGAAAGATCATCAATAGATTTAGGGCTAACAATCACGCGGATTTCACGACCAGCGCTAATCGCATACGCTTTATCAATACCCGGGAAGCTCGTTGCGATGTTTTCAAGATCGCGCATACGCTCCACAAAGTTCTCAGCACTAATATTACGAGCACCAGGACGAGCTGCAGAAAGTGCATCGCAAATACGAACAATGATCGCCTCTGGAGTGGTCGCTTCAATATCATCGTGATGTGCCTCAATAGCGTGAACAATACGCTCGTCCATGCCATTTTTACGTGCAATTTCAGCACCGATGTGGTGATGCTTACCCTCAACCTTGTGTGTTACTGCCTTACCAATATCATGCAAGAGGGTAGCAGTTTTAGTAATTCGAACATCGGCACCAATTTCCTCGGCAATGAGTCCGGCCATATGCGCCATTTCAGTACTGTGCATTAAGACGTTTTGGCCGTAGCTAGTACGGAACTTCAACTCCCCCAACAGACGGAGCATTTCTTTTGGAATGCCGGCAACGCCAACTTCGCGCGCAGCGTCTTCGCCAGCACGAACAACATCTTTTTCGATTTGCTTTTCAGCTTTTACTACGACTTCTTCAATACGGCCAGGATGGATACGACCATCTTTCATGAGCATTTCGAGGGTCAGCCGAGCAACTTGGCGACGGATAGGATCAAAACTTGAAAGTACGATCATTCCTGGCGTGTCGTCAACTAGCACGTCAACGCCAGTAGCACGCTGCAGCGCCTGGATGTTACGTCCTTCTTTACCGATAATGCGACCCTTCATTTCGTCATCAGTGAGCTTGATAGCTGTAACGGTACGTTCCGCAGTCACTTCGCTGCTCATGCGTTCCATAGCACTAACGAGAATGGTTTGTGCTTGCTCTTCGGCGTCTTCAGTTGCTTCGTTTTGAAGCTTCGCAACAAGGCCGAGAAGATCATCTTTAATATCACGCTCGGTCATCTTCATAAGCTTATCGGCAGCGTCTTGTTTTTTAAGCCCAGCAATTTTCTCGAGCTTCTCCTGCTGGCGTGTACGAATTTCACGGATTTCGCTTTTAAGCGATTCAACTTCGTCTTCTTGCTTGCGCAGTCTTTCAGCACGCTTATCGAGTTCGTCAAGCTTTTTATCGAGGCTAACCTCACGTTCGGCCAGACGCTGCTCGACCTTTTGCATTTCCTTACGACGCTGATTCTCAAGCTCAAGAGCTTCATCCTTTGCCTTTAAGACAATGTCGCTCGCTCTAGTTTTCGCTCGCGCGATTTCTTTTTCCGCGGTATTTTTACCCGCTGCTTCACGGCGCTTCTCGTAAACAACCGTTCCACCCATACCAAAAACAACCCCAAGGATTGCGGCAATTATTCCTTCTACCATAGTTATATCCTTTCTCCTAAGGATAGCCCCGCCAAATAATCAATTGTGTTTCTGTTTATAAAGCAAAAATAGGACTACGCTGGAAATTCAAAAAGTTTCAATACGTCCATATTTGGAACGTAATTTTATTGTAGCGCTTTTTACGTCAAGCCCGCAAGCATATTTGCTATTTGCGTGGTGTTGTAATATTTGCTTCAGAACCATAAAAGGGAAGTACGATGTGTTCGTTTTTGCCGTTCTCTAGTTTTTGCAGAACCTCGGCCTGCCAATCCTCACCCATACCGCCAACAATAGGAATATGCTCAGAATCAGCGAGCGTATTCAAGACTGTAAGCCCTATTCGTAAACCCGTAAAACTTCCCGGCCCAGCGAAAGCACCTATCCCCGTAAGATCGCTGAATACTTTATCTTGAGATTCTAGTTGGTCATGCAGATATGCCAAAAGTCCTTTTGCGAGCTGACGATCAGCCTGCCATTCATTCTCATAGCGAGTATCACCATCAATAAGGCTCAGTTTACATACTGGTGTTGAAGTATCGAGTAGTAAGATCATGTTAATTTCTCCAATAGCTGTGTACTTTTCTCACCACCAGCTTTTAATTCTAAGGTACGAGTTGTTTCTCTCGGTGACGCAATAGTTATAGAGATACGATCAAGAGGCAAGACACCACCCACGATTT is a window encoding:
- a CDS encoding MurT ligase domain-containing protein, giving the protein MAKPYIALLGKAVRKIAQMRGGGSALPGLFVEKIDPSFIKRTLSDLPQGIVVVSGTNGKTTTTKMVVELLQSQGLKVFTNRTGSNFTRGVAAALLGDIDNYGNLDADIAVLELDEAHAVHFVKTIAPRYSLLLNVMRDQLDRFGEIDATAKLLAYIALATTDTVVLNREDPRVAAIAKVLNDQKVSYFGLASTLTALFPNDDDMRSGSKKANSTLTADVVLKSLKDHTAEFQLGDHAVSATLELSGVYNIYNAAAALALVRTIVKNDLDETKLIDALSKVTPAFGRGETITIGGQPLELVLVKNPSGFRLSLSSFKPDGVATMIAINDNYADGRDMSWLWDVDFDSLQPGGVLEVSGVRAYDMALRLQYDEVEVSHVSTDLAEGLQQFITDASTVPKRIFCTYTAMLSLRRELAKMTDVETIS
- a CDS encoding peroxiredoxin — translated: MTNDLPYAASDFSLTDSEGVARSLSDYKGKWLVLYFYPKDETPGCTTEACSLRDARDDIAALGAEVVGISRDDASSHEKFKAKHSLNFTLLTDPDHTVMDLYGAWGKKMFGQEGVLRKTFIINPNGEVVKVYGRVTPLGHGEQVIADIKKLQGV
- the opgC gene encoding OpgC domain-containing protein — translated: MKDTATTPKATSSRILALDYLRGFFIIIIISDHLWRWPNLFELLSGRGELWSSAAEGFVIISGLLVGYIRGYKNRNQPLLTVSKKLVARGVMLYVWMIITTLLLVSASWLLDFEGSMAYVPIPENHWSELVLSVLRLDYVHTLTHFLYLYAIFLVISPLAIWLLRKGKYWIVALASMVVWGIGTRSGIEWMQWQILFFIPAAGGFYFEPLIKYYRTLSKKLRYMLRFSLISITLLTVILAELKVLSQVPGTYQSILFGREPITLATVAISFLWFLGLLSLFQYVLPFLKKWFGWLLLTLGERSLTAYILHIVPLVLCALLFKATTNIFVNTLLSLLCILFTWGLLKIPYINKVIPR
- a CDS encoding glycosyltransferase family 39 protein: MIQTMVDRFRSRKLERHFVAVLLTIVVGAMLISLIVGLQQSVWFDEAYSIMLAKQPVINLIHLTAMDTHPPFYYLLLKGWASVFGWGELALRSLSVLAMGGAVLFGGLLIKRLFGVRAALMALPFAALSPLLLRYGFEIRMYAVASFIGIAATYVLVSAIEVRSKNHQWKLYALYALLVAIGVYTLYYTVLLWLAHFTWLAWKAYKEKKPIIKTPWFVAFVGSVLLFLPWVPEFIQQITNGALAAISQPMTIDNLSGIVSFAFIYRPTWQLDGFTSIVMLFVLMTCGIFAVRAFRLATKRERVYLWLLVLYTLVPIVLIALVSLLKPMYVERYISHVIIGVLLFIGVTVTYVTRKASPRTLLAVGALYIVLLLGVGHLADVGNYNYQRLQKPAIKQAVATIDCSQDATVLAADPYVAIELSYYMPNCEVRFYSQDAVLKGGYTPLSDSPLKIEHPSKELANSHKLVYVYYDKAELTMPTNLLQTNHESYGPLNVDTFSAE
- a CDS encoding NUDIX hydrolase yields the protein MKLFGKKLSKKHWLEAQHSRVSSATLILENSIGQVLVVKANYKPYWTFPGGIVDAGETPKQAALRETFEEVGIEISESKVEFVAVVNRKSDFADTYQFIFKAPLTKAMLNGITLQVTEIDQYALITKEQAGVNDRRYGKVIDHWAHGRSGYIEQTFGKDDQ
- the rny gene encoding ribonuclease Y; the encoded protein is MVEGIIAAILGVVFGMGGTVVYEKRREAAGKNTAEKEIARAKTRASDIVLKAKDEALELENQRRKEMQKVEQRLAEREVSLDKKLDELDKRAERLRKQEDEVESLKSEIREIRTRQQEKLEKIAGLKKQDAADKLMKMTERDIKDDLLGLVAKLQNEATEDAEEQAQTILVSAMERMSSEVTAERTVTAIKLTDDEMKGRIIGKEGRNIQALQRATGVDVLVDDTPGMIVLSSFDPIRRQVARLTLEMLMKDGRIHPGRIEEVVVKAEKQIEKDVVRAGEDAAREVGVAGIPKEMLRLLGELKFRTSYGQNVLMHSTEMAHMAGLIAEEIGADVRITKTATLLHDIGKAVTHKVEGKHHHIGAEIARKNGMDERIVHAIEAHHDDIEATTPEAIIVRICDALSAARPGARNISAENFVERMRDLENIATSFPGIDKAYAISAGREIRVIVSPKSIDDLSAIKLARDIANKIESTMQYPGTIKVNVIRETRAIEYAK
- the tsaB gene encoding tRNA (adenosine(37)-N6)-threonylcarbamoyltransferase complex dimerization subunit type 1 TsaB codes for the protein MILLLDTSTPVCKLSLIDGDTRYENEWQADRQLAKGLLAYLHDQLESQDKVFSDLTGIGAFAGPGSFTGLRIGLTVLNTLADSEHIPIVGGMGEDWQAEVLQKLENGKNEHIVLPFYGSEANITTPRK